In the genome of Coregonus clupeaformis isolate EN_2021a chromosome 1, ASM2061545v1, whole genome shotgun sequence, one region contains:
- the LOC121584539 gene encoding forkhead box protein L3-like, producing the protein MKQSDISQGGSVDMFDNSQYPYNCFNYDGDGYPTCSTDEDKKMCRPAYSYIALIAMAIQQSPEHRVTLSGIYEFIMKRFPYYRSNQRAWQNSIRHNLSLNSCFVKVPRTEGNEKGKGNYWTFATGCESMLDLFENGNFRRRRRRRNMKLGFREPGEPFLPVNNNNNINNQQGGSTRRSDRNPNPDPDSFCSHRPGHHNPLNPHNTLNPLNPNQQGKPEPEIKFSIDYILSTPDPPLPGFRPPHSGTTGPHIHVLEPQHLNLHFWTL; encoded by the exons ATGAAGCAGTCCGATATTAGCCAGGGTGGAAGTGTAGACATGTTTGATAACTCACAGTATCCATATAACTGCTTCAACTATGATGGAGATGGATACCCCACCTGCAGCACGGATGAAGACAAGAAGATGTGTCGACCTGCTTACAG TTACATAGCGTTGATAGCCATGGCCATCCAGCAGAGTCCAGAGCACCGGGTCACCCTGTCAGGGATCTATGAGTTCATCATGAAGCGCTTTCCCTACTACAG GTCCAACCAGAGGGCATGGCAAAACTCCATAAgacacaacctctctctcaacagcTGCTTCGTTAAG GTCCCCCGCACGGAGGGAAATGAGAAAGGAAAAGGCAACTACTGGACCTTCGCCACCGGCTGTGAGTCCATGCTCGACCTCTTCGAGAACGGCAACTTTCGGCGTCGCCGGCGCCGACGCAACATGAAGCTAGGTTTCAGAGAGCCTGGGGAGCCTTTCCTCCCAgtaaacaacaataacaacatcaACAACCAACAAGGAGGCTCCACCAGGCGGTCGGATCGTAACCCTAACCCCGACCCAGACTCCTTCTGCTCCCACAGACCAGGTCACCACAACCCCCTCAACCCCCACAACACCCTCAACCCCCTCAACCCAAACCAGCAGGGGAAACCAGAACCAGAGATTAAATTCAGTATTGACTACATCCTCTCCACCCCAGACCCCCCTCTGCCGGGCTTCAGACCCCCACATAGTGGTACAACAGGGCCCCACATACATGTTCTGGAGCCCCAACACCTCAACCTGCACTTCTGGACCCTGTGA